TCGGCGGTCTCATCATGACGGTGATGGATGCGGTGCTGAGCATCAACGATCTCGCGGTGAAGTGATGCGGCGCGTTCGCATTACCTCGCGTCGACGAGCCGGCTTCACGATGCTGGAGTCGCTCGTCGTGCTGGCGCTGATCGCGTTGGCGGCGGGCATGTCGTCGCAGCTCTTGCGGCCGCCATCGGCGCGATTGCGGCTCGAAAGCTCGGCGCGTTCTTTTTGCGCGACGTTGCGAGCGACGCGCTCGCGCGCCATCGCGACGAATGGCGAGGCGGCGGTGATCGTCGATCTTTTCAACAAGAGCTACGCGTCGCCCGTCGGCGGCGTCGGCCAATTCCCCGCCGACGCCGCCTTGACGCTCGACGTCGCCAGCACGCAGCAGCTCTCGGAGCGCAGCGGCGCGATCACTTTCTTTCCGGACGGCACGTCCACCGGCGGCGACATGACGCTGCAACTCCTGGAAGCGCGCGCGACGATCGCCGTGAACTGGCTGACGGGCGAGGCGTCATGCGCGCTCGCCTGACGTCGCGGCGAGGGTTCTCGCTCGTCGAGTCGCTCGCCGCCTTTGCGATTTTGGCGATGACGCTGACTCAATTGCTCAACGGCGTGAGCGGCGGCGCGCGCAATGAGTCGCGCGCGGATTTCCTGTTCCGCGCGTCGCGGCAGGGCGCGTCCCACCTCGAAGCGCTGGGGGTCGACGCGCCGCCGCCCCTCGGACAGACGAGCGGCCGCTACCCGGACGGGCTTTACTGGTTTCTTGACGTGACGCCGGGAAAAACCATCGCCGGGGCGGCGGGCGGCAAGCCGATCGCGATCAGCTTCCACGCCCGCCTCGAAATAAGAAAGCCTTCGGGCTACGGCGAGACCTTCACGCTCTCCGCTTTCAAGATCAAAGCCCTCGAACAGCGGCTCTTCGGTCAATGACGCAGCGGTCGCGCGACGGCTTCACGCTCTTGGAGCTCCTTTTGGCGATCAGCATCCTGTCGCTGATCACAGTCGCGATCATGGGCGGGATACGCCTCGGGACGCGCGCCTGGGACACGACGCGCGCCAGCGACGCGCTTGATGACGTCGAAGGAGCCATTCGCGCCGCGGCGGGTCTGATCAGCCGCGGCTATCCTGTCGCGACCGAGCAGATGCAGCAGCAATTCACCGCCGAGGGGCCGCCGCCGCCCTTTGCGGGTTCCGCCAACGCCGCGAGCTTTGTGGCGCTGAGCGAGGGCGGGGCCCAATGGGGCGGGCTCATCGTCACGGAGATCGGCGTCGACGCCGGCGCTGACGGCTCCGAACTCGCCGTCTGGACGAAACCGTATCGTCCGCGCGAGGGCCTCGTCATCGGCCGCGGCGCGATGAAGCGAACCGCGATATTGAAGGACGTGGCCTTTTTCGAGCTTTCCTATTTCGGCGCGCAGCAGGCGCAGCCCGGTTTCGGACAACAGCCGCAGCCGCCGGCGTGGAGCGCGGCCTGGGCGAGCCGAGGCGGTTTGCCCGAGCTTGTCCGGATCCGCATCGGCGCGAACCGGCTCGGGCGGTTGGTCGAGGCGGAGGCCACCGTGGCGATACGGCAGCGATGACGCGTTTCTATCCGGCCTCCAGCGGCCCGAAGACCCAGATCAGCCAGAGGCCGAGTGCGAGATGCGGTCCGAAAGGGATCGGCTGGCGGACGCTCTCCAGCGTTCCCTGGCGCATCGCGATGACCGACGAAAGGAGCGCGGAGAGCACGCCGTAGACGAGCGCGCCCGGCAGGCCGGAAAAACCAAGCCAAAGTCCGGCAAGGCCGTAAAGCTTGGCGTCGCCCTCGCCGACGCCGGCTTCGCCCCGCAAACGGGCGTAGATGAAGGCGACAGACCGAAACGCGGCGTAGCCGGCCGCCCCCGCCGCGAGCTTCAGTGCGGCTTCATGTGGGGCGTTTGCAAGCGCGACGGCGCCGCCGCACAGGGCGAGAGCCAGCAAGGGGCCGTCGGGAATGACGAAGTAGCGCGCGTCGAACAGGGAGATGAGGCAGAGTCCGCCAAAGAGCAGGAGGCTCGGCCAGACGATAAAACCCGGCTCCTCCGCAAGGAGCGCGGCGAGCGACAGAAGCGCCGCCCAGGCGGCGGGCGCAAAGGGGCGGCCCTCGTCGCGCGCAAGAAGAATGCGGCGGGCGAGCGGCGCCAGGGCGCGGCGGCGGCGGCCGCACGCCGGCGACGCGAAAATCGGCTGTCTGTGCGTTTTCTCAGGTCTTTCGCGCATCTCTTTCTGGCGTTCCCCGGGCGGCTTCCGCCGCGATATTGCCGCGTTTCGGACATTCCTTTCTAAATTTGAATCTTCCACAGAACGAGGTACCGTCATCGAGTCGTTGGAATGTTTCAGTTTTGCTTCTCGTGTGGAAGCTTGGCCGGTCGCCGCAGCGTGGCGAAGCTCCAGCAATCGTGTTAAGGCGGATGAACTTCAAACGCCGCCGTCGAACCACAGGCTGTTGATTTGTATCGTCTGCTAAGAGCATCTGTCCTGGCTTTAGCGGTCGTGGGCGTCGCGGGGTGTGAGACTCCGACAGCCGGCGGCGGCCCGCCCGTCGCGGAGTGGAATGTGGAGCCTATCTCGCGCGGCGCGCGCGGTTATGGCGGCGGGACGCAATCCGAGGGTCTTTTGCGGCCGCGCACCCCCACGGGGCGCGCCATCGTCGCGACGGGGACCGGCAAGTTCATCGGCTCGAGCCGCGGGCGCCCGGCCTCGTCCGATCCCGCCGGGGAAGACGGCGTCACCCTCAATCTCGTCAATCTGCCGATCCCCCAGGCGGCCAAGATCGTCATCGGCGACATTATGGGCGCGGATTTCATCGTCGATCCCAAGCTTGACGGCAAGGTGACGGTCCACACCGCAAATCCGGTGCGTAAAAGCGTCGCGCTCGATCTCTTCCAGTCCGCCCTGCGCGTCTCTGGCGCCTCGGTGGTCAAATCGGGCGGCATCTACAAGATCGTTCCAACGGAACAGGCGGCGATTTCGGGAGAGGTCATATCGAGCGATCCGGTCTCGGCCGAGTCGAGCCCGCTCGGGGAAGGCGCGCGCGTCGTGCAGTTGCGCTATGTTTCCGCCTCCGAGATGAAGCGCGTGCTCGAGCCGATCGCGGCGCGCGGCAGCATCGTGCGCGCCGACGACGCGCGCAACACGCTCACGCTTTCCGGCACGCCTCAGGACATTGCGACGTTGCAGGACGCGATCTCGATGTTTGACATCGACACGATGAAGGGCATGT
The nucleotide sequence above comes from Methylocystis parvus OBBP. Encoded proteins:
- a CDS encoding prepilin-type N-terminal cleavage/methylation domain-containing protein; protein product: MTQRSRDGFTLLELLLAISILSLITVAIMGGIRLGTRAWDTTRASDALDDVEGAIRAAAGLISRGYPVATEQMQQQFTAEGPPPPFAGSANAASFVALSEGGAQWGGLIVTEIGVDAGADGSELAVWTKPYRPREGLVIGRGAMKRTAILKDVAFFELSYFGAQQAQPGFGQQPQPPAWSAAWASRGGLPELVRIRIGANRLGRLVEAEATVAIRQR
- a CDS encoding GspH/FimT family pseudopilin yields the protein MRRVRITSRRRAGFTMLESLVVLALIALAAGMSSQLLRPPSARLRLESSARSFCATLRATRSRAIATNGEAAVIVDLFNKSYASPVGGVGQFPADAALTLDVASTQQLSERSGAITFFPDGTSTGGDMTLQLLEARATIAVNWLTGEASCALA
- a CDS encoding prepilin peptidase, translated to MRERPEKTHRQPIFASPACGRRRRALAPLARRILLARDEGRPFAPAAWAALLSLAALLAEEPGFIVWPSLLLFGGLCLISLFDARYFVIPDGPLLALALCGGAVALANAPHEAALKLAAGAAGYAAFRSVAFIYARLRGEAGVGEGDAKLYGLAGLWLGFSGLPGALVYGVLSALLSSVIAMRQGTLESVRQPIPFGPHLALGLWLIWVFGPLEAG
- a CDS encoding type II secretion system protein; amino-acid sequence: MRARLTSRRGFSLVESLAAFAILAMTLTQLLNGVSGGARNESRADFLFRASRQGASHLEALGVDAPPPLGQTSGRYPDGLYWFLDVTPGKTIAGAAGGKPIAISFHARLEIRKPSGYGETFTLSAFKIKALEQRLFGQ